The Faecalibacter sp. LW9 genome has a segment encoding these proteins:
- a CDS encoding outer membrane beta-barrel protein: MKKLFFAAAFAAIGLVGVNAQTGVEGTVHVGIPVGDTSDVSSFNIGVDLAYLHPIANNFKLGGKVGYDHFIGKDLKVNGNKVYKIDDVGFIPLAATAKYEFNNNIFVGADLGYAFSTKDGIDGGLFYQPKIGYSAPTWDLYAGYKGINAGPEDTNTVDWKYNAVSVGFAYKF; this comes from the coding sequence ATGAAAAAATTATTTTTCGCAGCAGCTTTTGCTGCTATCGGTTTAGTAGGAGTTAATGCTCAAACAGGTGTTGAAGGTACTGTACACGTAGGTATTCCAGTAGGTGATACTTCAGATGTTTCTTCTTTCAATATTGGAGTTGATTTAGCATATTTACATCCAATCGCAAACAACTTCAAATTAGGAGGTAAAGTTGGTTACGATCACTTTATTGGAAAAGATTTAAAAGTAAATGGAAATAAAGTTTATAAAATTGATGATGTAGGATTTATTCCTTTAGCAGCAACTGCAAAATACGAATTTAATAATAATATTTTCGTAGGAGCTGATTTAGGATATGCTTTCTCTACTAAAGATGGTATCGATGGTGGTTTATTTTACCAACCTAAAATTGGTTACTCAGCACCAACTTGGGATTTATATGCTGGATATAAAGGAATCAATGCAGGTCCTGAAGACACAAATACTGTAGATTGGAAATATAATGCAGTTTCTGTAGGATTTGCTTACAAATTCTAA
- a CDS encoding porin family protein translates to MKKLFFVAVGLIGLAGVNAQEKTETPQLGLKTNLNVTSFLGDDVNDDDFKLGWSAGVYYHIPINQTLAIQPEVNFSRIGAKYKNELVNTENITTTYSNTTTLDYIQVPVVLKIYPGGSRFNFEIGPQIGFNVYASNKAKYDTNINGQNIQREVKTDISDNVEKVDFGAVAGIGYNITDHINVGARYYLGLNDTFKSDANFDAKNHGFTFGIGYSF, encoded by the coding sequence ATGAAAAAGTTATTTTTTGTAGCAGTAGGATTAATTGGTTTAGCTGGAGTGAATGCTCAAGAAAAAACAGAAACGCCTCAATTAGGTCTTAAAACAAATTTAAATGTCACATCTTTTTTAGGTGATGATGTGAACGATGATGATTTTAAATTAGGTTGGTCTGCTGGTGTATATTATCACATTCCAATTAATCAAACGTTAGCAATTCAGCCAGAGGTTAATTTTTCTCGAATTGGTGCCAAATATAAAAATGAATTAGTCAATACGGAAAATATTACAACAACATATTCAAACACAACAACATTAGATTATATCCAAGTTCCTGTCGTATTAAAAATTTATCCAGGAGGATCTCGTTTCAATTTCGAAATTGGTCCACAAATCGGTTTTAATGTGTATGCTTCAAACAAAGCAAAATACGATACGAATATCAACGGACAAAATATTCAAAGAGAAGTGAAGACAGATATCTCAGATAATGTAGAAAAAGTGGATTTTGGAGCTGTAGCGGGTATCGGTTATAATATTACCGATCATATCAATGTTGGAGCGAGATATTATTTAGGTTTAAATGATACGTTCAAAAGTGATGCAAACTTTGACGCTAAAAACCACGGATTTACATTTGGTATAGGATATTCTTTCTAA